The following DNA comes from Bacteroidetes bacterium SB0662_bin_6.
GAAAAAACAGGCCAGGGAAACGGTCCGTAACTATGCGGTATCGTGCGATTCTCCGTATGTGGTTGAACGCTGGCTTGGCGGCACACTGACGAATTTTCAGACTATTCGCGGGAGCATCCGGCGAATGGACGAACTGGCCCGATTCGAGGAAGGCGAATCTTTCCAGACGCTCAAGAAAAAGGAGCGGCTGATGCATACCCGCGAACACGAAAAACTCGTGAAGGTGCTCAGCGGCATAGCCACTATGCCGCGTCTTCCGGGAGCGGTTTTCGTGGTGGACATCAATCGGGAACACATTGCCGTAAAGGAGGCGCGCAAACTCGGCATACCGATCATTGCAATGATCGATACGAACTGCGATCCGGACCTGGTGGATTACCCGATCCCGGCCAATGACGACGCACTCAAGTCGATCCAGCTCGTTACCTCCGTCATTGCCGGTGCGGTGAACGAAGGCAAGCGGGCGAAAGAAACCAGGGAAACCCAGGAAGGCAACAAGCGGAAATCCTGACGAACCGGCGATCCTCGCAGCCGCACGGATCGCTCCTCTTGCAAATTCCTCTTTGAAGACAGGAAACGACCATGACTATAACGGCAGCCGACGTCAAAAAACTCCGTGAACTCACGGGAGTCGGCATGATGGACTGCAAAAA
Coding sequences within:
- the rpsB gene encoding 30S ribosomal protein S2, with amino-acid sequence MSETTPATTVSEPGATPKEAPETGQKSGHQVSIEQLLKAGTHFGHLTSRWNPKMKKYIFMQRNNIHIIDLMQTQAMLNNAAEAASRFARMGRPLLFVGTKKQARETVRNYAVSCDSPYVVERWLGGTLTNFQTIRGSIRRMDELARFEEGESFQTLKKKERLMHTREHEKLVKVLSGIATMPRLPGAVFVVDINREHIAVKEARKLGIPIIAMIDTNCDPDLVDYPIPANDDALKSIQLVTSVIAGAVNEGKRAKETRETQEGNKRKS